A window of the Radiobacillus deserti genome harbors these coding sequences:
- a CDS encoding M16 family metallopeptidase, translating to MLLRHTCQNGLRIVQEHIPSVRSVTIGVWVLTGSRNETAPINGISHFIEHMFFKGTKTRSALDIAEAFDAIGGQVNAFTSKEYTCYYAKVLDTHKDFALEVLADMFFNSTFDAEEMEREKKVVLEEIKMADDTPDDIVHDLLSQASYGQHPLGYPILGTEQTLQSFKDTDLRSYMDQRYRPDNVVISVAGNVDEQFMKQIESHFGTYEGTESNRELEKPTFLTEQIVRKKETEQAHLCLGYNGLPLAHDQMYSLIVMNNVLGGSMSSRLFQEVREKKGLAYSVFSYHSTFMDSGLLTIYSGTGNEQLPLLRKTIEDVIENLIQHGLTEKELKNSKEQLKGGLMLSLESTNSRMSRNGKNELILQRHRTLDEMVEEIDAVTMESTNQIIQDIFSQPFSSALVSSDA from the coding sequence TTGCTACTAAGACACACTTGTCAAAATGGATTACGAATAGTACAAGAACACATCCCATCCGTACGTTCCGTAACAATAGGTGTATGGGTTCTAACAGGTTCTAGAAATGAGACAGCTCCTATCAATGGGATTTCTCATTTTATTGAGCATATGTTTTTTAAAGGAACGAAAACAAGGTCTGCTTTGGATATTGCAGAAGCATTTGATGCAATCGGTGGACAGGTCAATGCATTTACGTCTAAAGAGTACACCTGTTATTATGCAAAGGTATTAGATACGCATAAAGATTTTGCCTTAGAAGTACTAGCGGACATGTTTTTCAATTCTACCTTCGATGCGGAGGAAATGGAACGCGAGAAGAAAGTCGTATTAGAGGAAATTAAAATGGCAGATGATACGCCAGATGACATTGTTCATGATTTACTATCCCAGGCCTCTTACGGACAGCATCCGTTAGGTTACCCAATCTTAGGGACGGAGCAAACCTTACAATCTTTTAAAGATACTGATTTGCGTAGCTATATGGATCAACGCTACCGTCCAGATAATGTGGTCATTTCGGTTGCAGGTAATGTAGATGAACAGTTTATGAAACAGATTGAGAGTCATTTTGGTACATATGAAGGAACCGAAAGTAACAGAGAATTAGAGAAACCAACATTCTTAACGGAACAAATTGTCCGAAAGAAAGAGACAGAACAAGCACATCTCTGTTTAGGCTACAACGGTTTGCCACTTGCGCATGACCAAATGTACAGTTTAATCGTTATGAACAATGTGTTAGGTGGAAGTATGAGCTCTCGCCTATTTCAAGAAGTTCGGGAGAAAAAAGGATTAGCTTACTCCGTCTTTTCATACCATAGCACATTCATGGATAGTGGTCTATTAACCATTTATTCGGGGACGGGAAATGAACAACTTCCATTATTGAGAAAAACGATTGAAGACGTCATTGAGAACCTTATCCAACATGGGTTAACGGAGAAAGAATTGAAAAATAGTAAAGAACAGCTCAAGGGAGGCTTAATGCTGAGCTTGGAAAGTACGAATAGTAGAATGAGTCGTAATGGAAAGAATGAATTAATTCTTCAACGGCACCGTACGTTAGATGAAATGGTGGAGGAAATTGATGCTGTCACCATGGAAAGTACTAATCAAATCATTCAAGATATCTTTTCACAGCCTTTTTCAAGCGCATTAGTTTCTTCAGACGCATAA
- a CDS encoding YlmC/YmxH family sporulation protein: MRYRELSGKEIVDVRNGSRLGMLGQTDLELNEKTGEIESFIVPNYKWFGMKKEGDQVRMDWKDIKKIGDDMIIIDPKK; the protein is encoded by the coding sequence ATGAGATATCGAGAATTGAGCGGCAAAGAAATTGTCGATGTTCGAAATGGGTCTAGACTCGGAATGCTAGGCCAAACGGACCTGGAATTAAATGAAAAAACGGGGGAGATTGAGTCCTTTATCGTGCCAAACTATAAGTGGTTTGGAATGAAAAAGGAAGGGGATCAAGTCCGGATGGACTGGAAAGATATAAAAAAAATAGGGGATGACATGATTATTATTGACCCAAAAAAATAG
- the dpaA gene encoding dipicolinic acid synthetase subunit A, with protein sequence MKSNKNIAIIGGDARYLQMIKQLSKSEDIHIQVVGFDHLNQGYTGVNQVEMDDLRVNQLDAVILPIPGTDDQGFIETTFSDQKIQITLDWLQQLPDHCVIFSGIANDYLRENAQQAGIRLIPLMGRNDVAIYNSIPTVEGTIMMAIQHTDFTIHGSNVIVLGLGRVGMSVASKFSALGAKVFVGSRNKEDIARSIEMGLTGFHMNELSSYTPNCDILINTVPAKVVTDDVIKPMMAHALIIDLASKPGGTDFEYADKRGIKAIHALGLPGIVAAKTAGEILGTVVEQVLKEHQEERGL encoded by the coding sequence ATGAAATCAAACAAGAACATCGCTATTATAGGCGGTGATGCAAGATATCTACAAATGATTAAACAATTATCTAAATCAGAGGATATCCATATACAAGTAGTAGGATTTGATCATTTAAACCAAGGATATACCGGTGTAAATCAAGTGGAAATGGATGATTTACGTGTTAACCAGTTAGACGCAGTTATTCTTCCTATTCCTGGTACAGATGATCAAGGTTTTATCGAAACCACTTTTTCTGACCAAAAAATTCAGATTACACTAGACTGGTTACAGCAACTGCCCGACCATTGTGTCATCTTTAGTGGTATTGCCAATGATTATCTGAGAGAGAATGCACAACAAGCAGGAATTCGATTAATTCCACTTATGGGACGGAATGATGTTGCAATATACAACTCGATTCCAACCGTAGAAGGTACTATTATGATGGCTATTCAACATACAGATTTCACCATCCATGGTTCCAATGTCATTGTTTTAGGACTTGGAAGAGTTGGAATGAGTGTGGCAAGCAAATTTTCTGCATTAGGTGCGAAAGTGTTTGTCGGGTCGCGCAACAAAGAAGATATTGCACGAAGCATTGAAATGGGATTAACAGGTTTTCACATGAATGAACTTTCTTCATATACTCCTAATTGTGACATTCTTATTAATACCGTACCGGCCAAAGTCGTAACGGATGATGTTATAAAACCGATGATGGCCCATGCGTTAATTATTGACCTAGCCTCAAAACCTGGTGGAACAGATTTTGAATATGCTGATAAACGAGGTATCAAGGCAATTCATGCGTTAGGATTACCGGGAATTGTGGCTGCAAAAACAGCAGGGGAAATACTTGGTACAGTTGTTGAGCAGGTCCTAAAGGAACATCAAGAAGAAAGGGGTCTTTAA
- a CDS encoding dipicolinate synthase subunit B, giving the protein MSLKGKRIGFGLTGSHCTYEAVFPQIEKLVEQGADVVPVVSYTVQNTDTKFGKAKDHLQRIREITGKDLITTIPEAEPLGPAAPLDCMVIAPLTGNSMSKLANGLTDNPVLMAAKATIRNGNPVVLGISTNDALGLNGVNLMRLMATKLIYFIPYGQDDYIKKPNSMVSDMELLSDTVEEALEFKQIQPVIIERMKSQ; this is encoded by the coding sequence ATGTCGTTAAAAGGGAAACGAATTGGTTTTGGTTTAACAGGATCTCACTGCACTTATGAAGCGGTTTTTCCACAGATCGAAAAATTGGTAGAACAAGGAGCTGATGTAGTTCCTGTTGTATCCTACACTGTACAGAACACAGATACAAAGTTTGGGAAAGCAAAGGATCACCTTCAACGAATTAGAGAGATCACTGGAAAGGACTTAATTACAACGATTCCAGAAGCAGAGCCTTTAGGTCCTGCAGCTCCATTAGATTGTATGGTTATTGCTCCATTGACTGGTAACTCCATGAGTAAGCTAGCAAATGGTCTTACGGATAATCCGGTATTAATGGCAGCTAAAGCTACTATTCGAAATGGAAATCCTGTTGTATTAGGTATCTCAACGAACGATGCACTAGGTTTAAACGGAGTTAATTTAATGAGACTCATGGCTACAAAGTTAATTTACTTCATTCCTTATGGTCAAGACGACTATATTAAGAAACCGAATTCCATGGTATCGGACATGGAATTGTTATCTGACACAGTAGAAGAAGCCTTAGAGTTCAAACAAATTCAACCCGTTATTATAGAACGAATGAAATCCCAATAG
- the asd gene encoding aspartate-semialdehyde dehydrogenase translates to MENLKGYHVAVVGATGAVGQKMLETLEKKNFPIESITLLSSSRSAGTKINFKGEEYVVQEATPESFEGIHIALFSAGGSVSKKLAPEAVKRGAVVIDNTSAYRMDPEVPLVVPEVNEEDLKKHNGIIANPNCSTIQMVAALKPLQDAYGLSRIIVSTYQAVSGAGTVASEELRNQARDMLDGKEANAEILPVKGDKKHFPIAFNALPQIDVFQENGYTFEEMKMINETKKIMHAPELHVSATCVRLPIVTSHAESVYIELNQDGLEVANLHKVLQSAEGVVLEDNPSEQVYPTPLSAANKSDVFIGRVRKDLDNPKGFHLWVVSDNLLKGAAWNSVQIAESLIKNNLL, encoded by the coding sequence GTGGAAAATCTAAAAGGCTATCATGTTGCCGTGGTTGGCGCAACAGGAGCAGTAGGACAAAAAATGTTGGAAACATTAGAGAAAAAGAATTTTCCAATTGAAAGCATAACATTACTTTCATCCAGCCGTTCTGCTGGTACTAAAATAAACTTTAAAGGTGAGGAGTATGTCGTCCAAGAAGCAACACCTGAAAGCTTCGAAGGCATACACATTGCGTTATTTTCAGCAGGAGGATCTGTATCTAAAAAACTAGCTCCTGAAGCAGTAAAAAGAGGTGCAGTTGTCATAGACAATACAAGTGCATACCGCATGGATCCAGAGGTTCCGTTAGTGGTACCTGAAGTAAATGAAGAGGATTTGAAGAAACATAATGGAATTATTGCAAATCCAAACTGTTCTACTATTCAAATGGTAGCAGCTTTAAAACCACTACAAGATGCATATGGCTTGTCTAGAATTATTGTGTCCACGTATCAAGCGGTTTCAGGAGCAGGTACGGTTGCATCGGAAGAACTTCGCAACCAAGCACGAGACATGTTAGATGGCAAGGAAGCCAATGCGGAAATTTTACCTGTTAAAGGAGATAAAAAGCATTTCCCAATCGCTTTTAATGCACTTCCACAAATCGACGTATTCCAAGAGAATGGCTATACGTTTGAAGAAATGAAAATGATTAATGAGACGAAAAAAATAATGCATGCACCAGAGCTTCATGTTTCTGCTACATGTGTGCGTCTCCCAATTGTTACTTCTCATGCAGAAAGTGTCTATATTGAATTGAATCAAGATGGCTTAGAAGTGGCAAATTTACACAAAGTATTGCAATCCGCAGAGGGTGTTGTACTGGAAGATAACCCTTCTGAGCAAGTGTATCCAACTCCACTTAGTGCAGCTAATAAAAGCGATGTGTTCATAGGACGTGTTCGTAAAGACCTAGATAACCCGAAAGGATTCCATTTATGGGTAGTATCCGACAACCTTCTAAAAGGAGCAGCGTGGAATTCTGTACAAATAGCAGAAAGTCTTATCAAAAACAATTTGCTGTAA
- the dapG gene encoding aspartate kinase, which produces MKLLVQKFGGTSVQNAETRANAIDHIKSAVLEGYKVVVVVSAAMGRHPQPYATDSLLGLVGFPNTNISKREQDLLLSCGETISSVVFSNELKEQNLSSIALTGAQAGFVTSKDFTEAKIKAMEVGRVRRELKEHDVVVVAGFQGATEDGEITTIGRGGSDTSAAALGAVLEADYIDIFTDVEGIMTADPRVVEDAQTLDVVTYTEICNLAYQGAKVVHPRAVEIAMQAEVPMRVRSTHSKYTGTLVTSSRDDVKGKDIPDRLVTGIAHMSGITQIKVEANEEPYHLQSEVFKVMAEAGISVDFINISPTGVVYTIPEIFTAQAVKLLDQLGYTPMLEKNCAKVSVVGAGMTGVPGVTARIVQTLTDAGVQILQSADSHTTIWVLIHQDDLVPAVNALHNTFELNVQ; this is translated from the coding sequence ATGAAATTATTAGTACAAAAGTTTGGCGGAACGTCCGTCCAGAATGCAGAAACACGCGCGAATGCAATTGATCATATAAAATCGGCGGTACTAGAAGGTTATAAAGTAGTTGTGGTAGTGTCTGCTGCTATGGGGAGACATCCACAGCCTTATGCAACAGATTCTTTATTGGGTCTTGTTGGATTCCCGAATACGAACATTAGCAAACGTGAACAAGATTTACTTTTATCCTGTGGAGAAACGATTTCATCTGTCGTTTTTTCTAATGAACTAAAAGAACAAAACTTGTCTTCAATTGCCTTAACGGGTGCTCAAGCAGGTTTTGTGACGAGTAAAGACTTTACAGAGGCAAAGATTAAAGCGATGGAAGTCGGCAGGGTACGAAGAGAATTAAAAGAACATGATGTGGTGGTCGTAGCTGGATTCCAAGGTGCCACCGAAGATGGAGAAATAACGACAATTGGAAGAGGTGGAAGTGATACTTCTGCAGCAGCACTTGGTGCAGTACTAGAAGCAGATTACATCGATATTTTTACTGACGTAGAGGGTATCATGACTGCTGATCCAAGAGTTGTAGAAGATGCGCAGACATTAGATGTTGTCACTTATACAGAAATTTGCAACCTTGCTTATCAAGGAGCGAAAGTGGTTCACCCTCGCGCAGTAGAAATCGCGATGCAAGCAGAGGTTCCTATGCGAGTAAGATCTACCCATTCTAAATACACAGGAACCTTGGTTACGTCTTCTCGTGATGATGTCAAAGGAAAAGACATTCCGGACCGTCTTGTAACAGGGATTGCTCATATGTCTGGCATTACGCAAATTAAAGTAGAAGCGAATGAAGAACCGTACCACTTACAATCTGAAGTGTTTAAAGTAATGGCAGAAGCTGGTATTTCTGTAGACTTTATCAATATTTCACCAACAGGTGTTGTGTACACGATTCCCGAAATCTTTACGGCACAAGCGGTTAAGCTTTTAGATCAATTGGGCTACACACCAATGCTAGAAAAGAATTGTGCCAAGGTTTCTGTTGTGGGTGCTGGTATGACAGGAGTACCTGGGGTTACGGCGAGAATTGTTCAAACCTTGACAGATGCTGGCGTACAGATTCTACAATCCGCAGATAGTCACACCACCATTTGGGTTCTCATTCATCAGGATGACCTTGTTCCAGCTGTCAATGCCCTTCACAATACGTTTGAATTAAATGTACAATAA
- the dapA gene encoding 4-hydroxy-tetrahydrodipicolinate synthase has translation MYFGKVLTAMVTPFDREGNLDLDKTTELVNYLLNNGTDGLVIAGTTGESPTLSHAEKLSLFKHVVEVVDKRVPVIAGTGSNNTEATIQLTKEAEAVGVDAALLVTPYYNKPSQQGLLEHFRTVANQTSLPIMLYNIPGRSVVRINPETVIELSNISNIVSIKDSTGDLDAITTIIEHTPDDFSLYSGDDNLTLPILSIGGTGIVSVAAHIIGDRMQAMIQAYEQGNVKEAATIHRSIQPIMKGMFIAPSPTPVKAALTAKGLDVGKVRLPLIDLSSEEQKKLLEILSWI, from the coding sequence ATGTACTTTGGCAAGGTTTTAACAGCAATGGTTACCCCATTTGATAGGGAGGGGAACCTAGATTTAGACAAAACAACAGAATTGGTCAACTATCTGTTAAATAACGGTACAGATGGATTGGTCATTGCAGGGACGACTGGGGAATCTCCTACGTTATCCCATGCTGAAAAACTATCTTTGTTTAAGCATGTTGTAGAAGTGGTAGACAAACGAGTTCCTGTCATTGCGGGTACTGGTAGTAATAACACAGAGGCAACCATTCAGCTTACGAAAGAAGCGGAAGCTGTTGGAGTAGATGCGGCCTTATTGGTGACACCTTATTATAATAAACCAAGTCAGCAAGGTTTATTGGAACATTTTCGTACAGTAGCAAACCAAACATCTCTGCCAATTATGCTCTATAATATACCGGGTCGTTCTGTGGTTCGAATCAATCCGGAGACGGTGATTGAACTATCTAACATTTCAAATATTGTCTCTATAAAAGATTCAACTGGTGATTTAGATGCCATTACTACGATTATCGAACATACACCAGATGACTTTTCACTATACAGTGGAGACGATAATCTAACATTGCCTATCTTATCTATTGGCGGTACAGGAATAGTTTCAGTTGCGGCTCACATTATTGGGGATAGAATGCAAGCTATGATTCAAGCGTATGAGCAAGGTAATGTGAAAGAAGCCGCGACCATACATCGCAGCATCCAACCAATTATGAAAGGAATGTTTATCGCACCTTCTCCAACACCAGTAAAAGCTGCATTAACGGCCAAAGGTCTAGATGTTGGAAAGGTGAGACTACCACTTATAGATCTTTCATCTGAAGAACAAAAGAAATTATTAGAGATATTATCATGGATATGA
- a CDS encoding DUF4306 domain-containing protein: protein MKYLFSYGLTIVVLLISTFVSWYEGSAIRLNPWEWKYTAFFSTWWHGEIKSEADIVQLDHFLYAAKFAPFFPFLMFASASFVVALTLYLTLKDKKFVVSLFSMCMIYAFIGICLRNADTIGGQLFEKSCYCLGALYFLSAIHSSRRIPNVTF, encoded by the coding sequence ATGAAATACTTGTTTTCATATGGTTTGACAATCGTTGTGCTGTTAATTTCGACATTTGTGAGTTGGTATGAAGGAAGTGCCATAAGATTAAATCCATGGGAGTGGAAATATACAGCGTTCTTTTCCACATGGTGGCATGGTGAAATCAAAAGTGAAGCAGACATTGTGCAATTAGACCATTTCCTTTATGCGGCAAAATTTGCTCCGTTCTTTCCTTTTCTAATGTTTGCTAGTGCTAGTTTTGTTGTTGCATTGACTCTTTATCTAACATTAAAGGATAAGAAATTTGTTGTAAGCTTGTTTTCAATGTGCATGATATATGCTTTTATCGGAATTTGTCTTCGGAATGCAGATACAATTGGTGGACAATTATTTGAGAAAAGTTGTTATTGCTTGGGAGCTTTATATTTTTTAAGTGCTATCCACTCTAGCAGACGAATACCGAATGTCACGTTTTAG
- a CDS encoding ClpP family protease, whose amino-acid sequence MEKDKQNPEEQNQDSPQASSLVQKIQQLGQSNVAQAPESNIHVLSIIGQIEGHVQLPPQNKTTKYEHLIPQIIAIEQNPKIEGLLVILNTVGGDVEAGLALSEMIASISKPTVSIVLGGGHSIGVPIAVSTDYSYIAPTATMTIHPIRLTGLVIGVPQTFEYLDKMQERVIQFVMNHSNISEQKFKELMFEKGNLTRDIGTNVVGTDAVEYGLIDQIGGVKEAMAKLNEMIEATQEGEDLVQ is encoded by the coding sequence ATGGAGAAAGATAAACAAAATCCGGAAGAACAGAATCAGGATTCTCCACAAGCATCATCACTCGTTCAAAAAATTCAACAGCTGGGTCAGTCTAATGTAGCACAGGCCCCAGAATCAAATATTCATGTGTTGTCTATCATTGGACAAATCGAAGGGCATGTTCAGTTGCCACCGCAAAATAAGACAACAAAGTATGAGCACTTAATTCCACAAATTATTGCAATTGAACAAAACCCTAAAATTGAAGGTTTATTAGTAATCTTGAATACAGTAGGTGGGGATGTTGAAGCTGGATTAGCTTTATCTGAAATGATTGCTTCCATTTCGAAACCAACCGTATCGATTGTATTAGGTGGAGGCCATTCTATTGGCGTGCCAATCGCCGTTTCCACTGATTATTCGTACATTGCGCCTACGGCAACCATGACTATTCACCCGATTCGATTAACGGGGCTTGTAATAGGTGTGCCGCAAACCTTTGAATACTTAGATAAAATGCAGGAGCGAGTTATCCAATTTGTGATGAATCACTCTAATATTTCGGAGCAGAAGTTTAAAGAACTCATGTTTGAGAAAGGGAATCTAACAAGAGATATTGGAACAAATGTTGTTGGTACTGATGCGGTGGAGTATGGTCTCATTGACCAAATTGGTGGAGTGAAAGAGGCCATGGCTAAATTAAATGAAATGATTGAAGCCACTCAAGAAGGAGAGGACTTGGTTCAATGA
- a CDS encoding YlzJ-like family protein, which yields MILYTPLSHEDIFPEDQKSFLGQEVIQVQGKNVCAKRREDGSYEVIQLLSTDPNDFLLQTFQPGSILR from the coding sequence ATGATTTTATACACACCATTAAGCCATGAAGACATTTTCCCAGAGGATCAAAAGTCCTTTTTAGGACAAGAGGTCATTCAAGTACAAGGAAAAAATGTTTGTGCGAAACGACGTGAAGATGGAAGCTATGAAGTCATACAGCTTTTATCGACTGACCCTAATGATTTCCTTTTACAAACGTTTCAACCTGGCTCTATCTTACGTTAA
- a CDS encoding GntR family transcriptional regulator, whose amino-acid sequence MSIKADTRHLYLQVIDQMKKDIEVGVYKEKEKLPSEFELSKKLGVSRATLREALRLLEEDNIVTRRHGVGTFVNSKPIFSSGIEQLNSVTDMIVQSGRKPGSQYLSTEVVTPTEDDKDRFSPKQINSLAKIERVRTADGQPVVYCIDKVDESLIPLEQVHNQDSIFQILEDYSNKEISYAVTYIEPVGYHEIISPVLNCEPDQSLLLLKQMHYTEDDEPVLYSSNYFRSDVFSFYVLRKRP is encoded by the coding sequence ATGTCAATAAAAGCAGATACTCGCCATTTGTATTTACAGGTCATTGATCAAATGAAGAAAGACATTGAAGTAGGAGTATATAAGGAAAAGGAGAAGCTTCCTTCTGAATTTGAACTCTCCAAAAAACTTGGTGTCTCTAGAGCAACGTTACGTGAAGCATTACGTTTATTGGAGGAGGACAATATCGTTACACGTCGACATGGCGTTGGAACATTTGTGAACTCTAAGCCAATCTTCTCCTCGGGAATTGAGCAATTAAATAGTGTAACAGATATGATTGTTCAATCTGGCCGGAAACCAGGTTCTCAATATTTGTCCACAGAAGTAGTTACTCCTACTGAGGATGATAAAGATAGATTCTCTCCAAAACAGATTAACTCGCTTGCAAAAATTGAAAGAGTTCGAACGGCGGATGGACAGCCAGTTGTCTACTGTATTGATAAAGTGGACGAGTCTTTAATTCCGCTCGAACAAGTTCATAATCAGGATTCTATCTTTCAAATTCTAGAAGACTATAGCAATAAAGAAATAAGCTATGCAGTAACGTACATAGAACCAGTAGGCTACCACGAAATTATTTCACCTGTACTAAATTGTGAGCCGGATCAATCGTTGCTTCTTCTGAAGCAAATGCATTATACAGAAGATGATGAACCAGTATTATACTCATCCAACTATTTTAGGTCCGATGTGTTTAGTTTTTATGTCTTAAGAAAAAGACCTTAA
- a CDS encoding BMP family lipoprotein gives MKKNRFLLVLAMLLAVGLFLAACGSSDDKEESTGNEGKDNGGEGTEEASSDFSVAMVTDVGGVDDKSFNQSAWEGIKAFGEKNGLEKGAGFDYAQSSQDADYLPNLNRLVQQDYSLIYGIGYKLAEALGDVAKQNPDTNFAIVDSVVEGDNVASITFKEHQGSFLAGVAAAMKTKSNKIGFVGGEESDLIKKFEVGFRAGVQSVNPDIEVQVQYAESFADATKGKAIASNMYDKGVDVIYHASGATGNGVFAEAKDIKNNDPDAEVWVIGVDRDQYEEGQIGDQNVTLTSMLKRVDVAVQDVAQKAKDGEFPGGEVVEYGIQEDGVGVARTNEEAFTEEIATAVDEWKQKILDGDVEVPATEDELKTYLDSL, from the coding sequence TTGAAAAAGAATCGTTTTCTATTAGTTTTAGCGATGTTGCTAGCTGTTGGATTATTCTTAGCAGCTTGTGGTTCTTCTGACGATAAAGAAGAATCAACTGGTAATGAAGGAAAAGATAACGGAGGAGAAGGCACAGAAGAAGCTAGCTCCGATTTTAGTGTAGCAATGGTTACAGACGTAGGTGGGGTAGATGATAAATCATTTAACCAATCTGCTTGGGAAGGTATAAAGGCTTTTGGTGAAAAGAACGGATTAGAAAAAGGTGCTGGATTTGATTACGCACAATCTTCTCAAGATGCGGACTATCTTCCAAACCTTAACCGTTTAGTGCAACAAGATTATAGCCTTATCTATGGTATTGGATACAAACTTGCTGAAGCATTGGGTGATGTAGCAAAACAAAATCCGGACACGAACTTTGCAATCGTAGACTCCGTAGTTGAAGGAGATAACGTTGCAAGTATTACGTTTAAAGAACACCAAGGTTCTTTCCTTGCAGGTGTAGCTGCAGCTATGAAAACAAAGTCTAACAAAATTGGTTTTGTTGGTGGAGAAGAAAGTGACCTTATCAAAAAATTTGAAGTTGGATTCCGTGCAGGTGTTCAATCTGTAAATCCTGATATTGAAGTTCAAGTTCAATATGCAGAATCTTTCGCAGATGCTACAAAAGGGAAAGCAATTGCTTCCAACATGTATGACAAAGGTGTAGATGTAATTTATCATGCTTCTGGAGCAACTGGTAATGGTGTATTTGCTGAGGCAAAAGATATCAAAAACAACGATCCTGATGCAGAAGTTTGGGTAATCGGTGTTGACCGTGACCAATACGAAGAAGGACAAATCGGTGATCAAAACGTAACACTTACTTCTATGCTTAAACGTGTAGACGTTGCTGTACAAGACGTTGCTCAAAAGGCAAAGGACGGCGAATTCCCAGGTGGAGAAGTTGTGGAATACGGTATCCAAGAAGATGGTGTTGGAGTAGCAAGAACCAATGAAGAAGCTTTCACTGAAGAGATCGCAACAGCTGTAGATGAATGGAAACAAAAAATCCTTGATGGGGATGTAGAAGTTCCAGCTACAGAAGACGAATTAAAAACATATCTTGATTCACTTTAA